From the genome of Sporohalobacter salinus, one region includes:
- a CDS encoding outer membrane lipoprotein-sorting protein gives MKKRLIISLILVSFFVGIMTFTTAANFTGDDILTKIYTVRDAKSLKLMARMELYDSNDDKLEYELKWISKNAKIDKSLIKLLAPDDLEGTTFLTKSKEGTSKEMYIYLSALDSLREISDSQQNNSFLKTDFTYNDLAILNRQNYERDYRGVILKETNQKYLLQIIPINADIEYNYGKMWVTKKNWYPVKIKFYDENSKLYKVLTNKQIKKVNGYWIAKQIVMKNYQKGSKTILYLDEIDYDQKIDNQLFRESKLSTINR, from the coding sequence ATGAAAAAAAGATTGATTATCTCTTTAATATTAGTAAGTTTTTTTGTGGGAATTATGACATTTACTACAGCGGCTAACTTTACTGGAGATGATATATTAACTAAAATTTATACAGTGAGAGATGCTAAATCATTAAAGTTAATGGCAAGAATGGAATTATATGATTCTAATGATGATAAACTGGAATATGAATTAAAATGGATAAGCAAGAATGCAAAGATAGATAAATCATTAATTAAATTGTTGGCTCCAGATGATTTAGAGGGAACCACTTTTTTGACTAAGAGTAAAGAGGGTACGAGTAAAGAAATGTATATTTATTTATCGGCTTTAGATTCCTTAAGGGAGATTTCTGATAGCCAGCAGAATAATAGCTTTTTGAAAACAGATTTTACTTATAATGATTTAGCTATTCTAAATAGGCAGAACTATGAACGGGATTACCGTGGGGTTATATTAAAAGAGACTAATCAAAAATACTTATTACAAATAATACCAATTAATGCTGATATTGAATATAATTATGGTAAGATGTGGGTAACAAAAAAGAATTGGTATCCAGTTAAGATTAAATTTTATGATGAAAATAGTAAGCTATATAAGGTCTTAACAAATAAACAGATAAAGAAGGTTAATGGTTACTGGATAGCTAAACAAATAGTAATGAAAAATTATCAAAAAGGAAGTAAGACTATTCTTTATTTAGATGAAATAGACTATGATCAAAAGATTGATAATCAATTATTTAGAGAAAGTAAGTTATCGACTATAAATAGATAG
- a CDS encoding SIR2 family protein, with translation MSNTDFKTNIRGVRNKLEELDSNIERDLNLLKSNEVYNKNKIDNLVESYVKDNLVLVLGAGVSKDYGIPNWDVLLQKLLLQTFRIETDESKKGALVLAKIFAKAFPLSQVIAARYVDNYYNDKDGIDFKEAVRKALYENFNPNMETETIKQIAQLCIASGKSSNLDSIITYNYDDILERHLSDLQVDISFKSIYDVGQASHFNGLPIYHVHGLSPVEEDKESKITLTDSRYHQHYTDIYSWNNITQINKFRDKTCLFIGISLTDPNLRRLLDIANIQKGKKGKYHYIIKKYYDREKIKRTISSILEQDKDLLREKKEADLELEEVTNHIANIMENFEEKDALSFQIRTIWIDDFDEIPDILKEIRQKD, from the coding sequence ATGTCAAACACTGATTTTAAAACCAATATAAGGGGAGTAAGGAATAAATTAGAAGAATTAGATTCTAATATAGAAAGAGATTTAAATTTGTTGAAGAGTAATGAAGTGTACAATAAGAATAAGATCGATAATTTAGTAGAAAGTTATGTGAAGGATAATCTTGTTTTGGTATTAGGAGCTGGTGTTTCAAAAGACTACGGGATACCAAATTGGGATGTTTTATTACAGAAACTTTTACTACAAACTTTTAGAATTGAAACTGATGAGTCTAAGAAAGGGGCTTTAGTTTTAGCTAAAATTTTTGCAAAAGCTTTTCCTTTAAGTCAGGTAATTGCAGCTAGATATGTAGATAATTATTATAATGACAAAGATGGAATAGATTTTAAAGAAGCTGTAAGAAAGGCTTTATATGAAAATTTTAATCCTAATATGGAGACTGAAACTATTAAACAGATAGCTCAATTATGTATAGCTTCAGGAAAGTCTTCTAATTTAGATTCGATTATTACTTATAATTATGATGATATATTAGAAAGACATCTTTCTGATTTACAAGTAGATATATCTTTTAAGTCTATATATGACGTAGGTCAAGCTTCTCATTTCAATGGGTTACCTATATATCACGTGCATGGGTTGTCACCTGTAGAAGAGGATAAAGAAAGCAAGATCACTTTAACAGATAGTAGATATCATCAACACTACACTGATATATATAGTTGGAATAATATTACACAGATAAATAAGTTTAGAGATAAGACTTGTTTATTTATTGGGATTTCACTTACTGATCCTAATTTAAGGAGATTATTAGATATTGCTAATATTCAAAAAGGAAAAAAGGGAAAATATCATTATATCATTAAAAAATACTATGATAGAGAAAAAATAAAAAGAACTATTTCATCAATATTAGAACAGGATAAAGATCTATTAAGAGAAAAGAAAGAAGCTGACTTAGAATTAGAAGAGGTAACAAATCATATAGCTAATATAATGGAAAACTTTGAAGAAAAAGATGCGTTATCATTTCAGATAAGGACGATTTGGATAGATGATTTTGATGAAATTCCGGATATTTTAAAAGAAATAAGGCAAAAAGATTAG